In Candidatus Abyssobacteria bacterium SURF_5, the genomic stretch AAACAAGTCAGGAATGACAAATTTCCGCATCAGTCCCCCGATCAAATTCCCCTTCTTCCCGAGAAAGCCCTTCGCAAACAAAACCCACCATGATCAGCCTTTTTTGGCTCCCCCTTTTGCCGCACATCAGGCTCCGGATACACCGTGGAACACTTAGGCGCGCCAGGCTTCCTTATACGACATTCTTCCACAAGTGTCGCGGCTCCGAGCGATGGATAAACCCATTTTAACACCTTCATAGCACAGGAGATGCCTCACTCGTTCCAAATAAAATTCAATAGAATTTCCGTAAAAAAATGTGCAAACTTTAAATGGACATCGCAACGAAGAGAGGTGTTATCGATGAGAAAAAACTCCCGGTTTTTCTTTGCAGGGCTGTTAATCGCCGGCTTCCTGTTCGGGGCGGAACTTCCCGCTTTCGCTCAGCCGCATGAACGAGCAGCCACAAGGCTCCACGAAAAGAAATCCGTCGGCCAGCTTGAATACGAGAGAATGAGAAATATTATTTATGACCGTGATCCCTTTCGCTACGACAGGCCGTATCGAAGATATCCGTATTATCATTTTCAACGAAGATTTTATTACGGCCACCCTTACTACGGCTATAGGTATCCCTATGGTTACAAATATCCCTATGCCTATCGGTATCCCTACGGCTACCGCTGGCCTTACACCGATCCCTACGACTACTTCGCCGCTCCCGATTATCTTCGGCCGCGGGACTACGGCTATTTTGGGTATCCGCCTCACTACTATCGCAACTACCGGTATCGGGCATATTGGGATTGAAAGCTAATGACAAGACGAATAGGTGGTATTTTGAGGACTCATTTGCGAAAGGAAAGGATTCGGCAATGAAAGGTAAAGAGGCGCTTTCGAATGTCGGGATCGGACTGGTGGGCGGCCTGATCGGCAAAATGCTGATGCAGCCGGTCTCGAACAAACTTTATCGGTGGGAGCCCGAAGCGGTGCGCCAGCGCGAGATCGACGTCCGCCCCGGACTTCCAGCCGATATTGCAGCCGAAAAGATTCGGCAAAGACTCAATCTCGACCTCTCGCAGGCGCAGACGCAAAAACTGGGGCGAGTGCTTTTTTATGGCGCCGGCATGGCGTGGGGACCCATTTACACGCTGCTGCGAAATGCGAATTTTCACCCGCTGGCCGCGGGACTGGTTACCGGAGCCGCAATGTCGGCCGTGGTCGACGAGATAATGACGCCCGGGTTGGACCTGAGCGCGCCTAACCGCGCATATCCCCTGCTTACACACCTGAGAGGATTTGCCGCCCACCTGGTCTACGGGTTGGCGGTGATGGCGACGGTTGAGATGATAGCAGGATTGGGCAGGACTATCGCCCGAAGGGCTGAACCCGCTGAGTTCACTTCCCTTATGGGGCGTGAGGAAGCGGCCGTTTCCGCGACCTGAGGCAGCCGTTTCCCGCCGTCTCGTAAACGAAGTCCGGCCGCTCGACAGAATCTACCGGAGCAAGCGTACGCGCCTGCTCAGCAAGTGAATGCCGCCCTTTAATCCCGCTGAAGAAACACTCCATCAATGTGGCTCTTTCGCCGCACAATGCATCTGGATGCGAACGCCGGCCCAATGGATGTATAATGGCGCTCATGGTGCACGTCTTCGCTTGCCCGTCTATCTCGCTTGAGAGTTCCCATTGCAAGGAGAAGCGGCGCGCGCTTGTCAATAGTCATTACCCCCGGGAGGGGCCCTTTGGACGTTGAACTCTCCCAACGAAGCATACTGGAGTACCGCCGTCGCGCCTGGCCGCAGGGGAGCCTGCACACGCTCGATGAGATCGCCGCATTCGTGAAGAGAGCGGGGCTGGTCCTGATTTTCGGTTCCCGTGAAATTCCGCTGCCGAAATTGTATGACTGCGCCGATTACAACTCCGACTGGTGGGAATCAAAGGACCTGTTGCAGACAAAGAAGGTGGCATATACCGGACGTGTGGTGCGGCATAAAGCCACCCTGATCTCGATGGATTTGCTCGCTGCTTTTCTTTCCGTATATCTTCACGGCGGCGGTTATCTCATTTATGAAGAAGAATATTACTGGGGGAAATTGAGCGAGCTTGCAAACCGGATTGCAGCATATCTGGATTCACACGGTCCCACACCTGTCGACCAGTTGCGCCAGTCGCTTATGACGCCCGGCAAGGAAAATACGCGCAAATTCCATGTGGCCCTCTATGAGCTGCAGACAAAATTCAAGACCGTCTCCGTCGGCCTCAAACAAAAGGGATGGGGCGTGCGCGTGCTTGGATTGTTTATCGATTGGGTTCCGCCCAAGGTCGAGCGCGAGGCCGAGCGCATGCCAAGAGAGAAAGCGCTGCAACTCATCATTGCGCGAGCGGTCGAGACAGCAGGCGCCGTTCCAGCCTCCCTGCTGCCGCGCCTGTTCGGCTGGAATCCGGAGGAGGCGTCGCAGGCGGTTGAAAACCTGGTGAAAAATCGAAAAGTACATCGCGCGCGCATGCCAAAGAGGCGAGATGAATGGGTGGTCTTTCCAGACTTGCGTTAATTCCTTTGAACAGACGGGCATAGTCGCACCTGCGATGAAGATCCTAATGAGAATGTGTATTTCCCGAAGGCGCACTTCCATCTCCATTTATCAAGATGCAGTGGAGGCAGAGAATGAGCGGCGTTCAAGTAAGACGCTACGACATAGATTGGCTTAGGGTGCTGGCCGTGTTACTGCTCATTCCTTTCCACACAGCAATAATCTTCGCTCCCGCAGATTCGCTATCATACATCAAAGACCAAGAGAATCGGGTTCTGAACCAATTCTCGTGGTTTGTGCACCAGTGGCACATGCCGTTGCTTTTCCTCGTTTCGGGAGCAGCCACATGGTTCTCCCTGAATTCTCGGACGGGCCGACAGTACCTTGGAGAAAGGGTTCAGCGACTCGTCATCCCCCTTGTCTTCGGTACGCTTGCGATTGTTCCGCCGGCAGTGTACTTTCAGCGCCTGCAGTTCCAGCAATTTCAGGGCTCTTACATTGCTTTCTATCCGCACTTCTTCAACGGCATCTATCCCGAGGGGAATTTTATGTGGGGAAGCCTGTGGTTTCTCGCATACCTTTTCGTTTTCTCTTTGATTGTATTGCCGTTGCTTCTCTTTTTCAGGAGAGAGTTCGGAAAACGTCTTATATCAACGGTTGCCTCCCTTTGTGAAAGGCGCGGTGAGATATTTCTCTTCGCCGTTCCACTTGCCGTCATTCAGGCAGCCCTGCGAGCGAGATGGCCCGGCTTTCAAAATCTTATCGGTGATTGGGCAAACTTCTTCTTCTATATCACCTTCTTTATCTATGGCTATCTCCTGTGCTCCGAACGAAGATTTGAGGAAGCAATAGCAAGAAATGGGACCCTTGCCCTTGGGATGGGGGTAGTCTCGTGGCTGTTTATTGGCGGGATATCTTGGATCGGCAAAGAGCCGGTCCCGGGTTACTCGCCCGAATGGATTCTTTACATGATTCTCTTTGGTTTCAACTCTTGGTTCTGGATAATCGCCATTCTGAGTTTTGGTCAGAGACACCTTGGTTTCACCAATAAGGTACTTCAATATGGAACCGAAGCTGCTTTACCCTTCTATATTATCCATCATACTATTATTGTGGTGATCGGATATTATGTGGTGCAATGGAACCTGCGGGGTATGAGCAAGTTCTTTGTTATCACGACTGCTTCGCTGATCGTGACCATTCTGTTATACGACATATTTGTGAAGCGGGCAAATGTAACGCGATTTCTCTTCGGGATGAGAGTTGGGTAAAGACAGAGCATGGACATGTGCGCTTTCCCTTATCCAACCTGCATTTTCTGCCGGTCGCAGGTCGGGTCTTGGCCCAAATAAAGTCCGATTCTGACAGGCAGACGCCAGTCCTGCGCAGATTGACATTCCTTTCTTTCCTTTGATAATATTGGGCCACGAAGAATTTTCTTTCATTTTCCATCCCTTGCCCTCGTCGTCTCAGCGAAAGAATCGGGAGTGTGTCATATGGCAATCGAACTGAATATGATGATCCTCGGCCACGTGATCCAGATGAAGGCGGAATCGGCGCCCGACAAGAAGTGCCTCATTTTCGAGCGCGGCGAAAAACCGGATGTCCACCTCACCTACGCCGACCTGTGGAAAAACACCAACAAAGTTGCCGCGCTGCTCCAGGAGCACGGACTCAAAAAGGGCGATAAGTTCGCCGTCATGATGCGCAATCATCCGGAATTTCTTTACGCCATGACGGCGGGCACATTAACCGGCGCGATCTCCGTCCCCATCGACCCGCGCACCAAGG encodes the following:
- a CDS encoding acyltransferase, whose translation is MQWRQRMSGVQVRRYDIDWLRVLAVLLLIPFHTAIIFAPADSLSYIKDQENRVLNQFSWFVHQWHMPLLFLVSGAATWFSLNSRTGRQYLGERVQRLVIPLVFGTLAIVPPAVYFQRLQFQQFQGSYIAFYPHFFNGIYPEGNFMWGSLWFLAYLFVFSLIVLPLLLFFRREFGKRLISTVASLCERRGEIFLFAVPLAVIQAALRARWPGFQNLIGDWANFFFYITFFIYGYLLCSERRFEEAIARNGTLALGMGVVSWLFIGGISWIGKEPVPGYSPEWILYMILFGFNSWFWIIAILSFGQRHLGFTNKVLQYGTEAALPFYIIHHTIIVVIGYYVVQWNLRGMSKFFVITTASLIVTILLYDIFVKRANVTRFLFGMRVG